The following are from one region of the Odontesthes bonariensis isolate fOdoBon6 chromosome 16, fOdoBon6.hap1, whole genome shotgun sequence genome:
- the LOC142401520 gene encoding G protein-activated inward rectifier potassium channel 3-like isoform X1 → MSSTVTRSKDTLQNIQCNGHIQNPDRIECRRNTIPSAQTLTDKHLQEYLPRARPVSLCHTPNTDKAAAKSAVASMIFTKRAPLIKNLNINFSSLPPSQETTPSQSPCSQFPQALTLTSQEPPQQHTIQPVEEIQKPQRSHRNRHLKRFNSRWQSRSSTGSCNISVSAIEKLHGAKSHKKRCKLLGDEPSLHFVSSNQRQRYVTKDGKCRVNLGPIEDKSRFISDIFTTLVDLRYRWFLLVFSMCYILTWVAFGLIYFFGAWLRDDISHVHDSQWQACFQNVDGFLSALLLSLESQRTIGYGSRMVTANCPEGSLILMVQSILGSIIDALMVGCMFVKISRPQQRAQTLIFSKHCVICERDEKLCLLFRIGDLRESHMVDAKIRAKLIKSRQTKEGEFIPLEQSEINLGYDTGGDRLLLVEPQTITHVINESSPFWEVGAERLTRETFEIIVILEGIVEASGMTCQARTSYTEDELLWGHRFESCISLDLGAFRVDYSAFDKTFEVQMSSRSAKDRSTVKDQEALL, encoded by the exons ATGTCCTCCACTGTAACAAGAAGCAAAGACACTCTGCAAAACATTCAGTGCAACGGTCATATTCAGAACCCCGACAGGATCGAGTGTCGCAGGAACACCATTCCGTCAGCACAGACTCTGACTGATAAACACCTGCAGGAATACTTGCCCAGAGCCCGGCCAGTATCACTCTGTCACACACCCAACACCGACAAG GCTGCCGCTAAATCCGCTGTTGCCTCCATGATATTCACAAAAAGAGCTCCTCTGATCAAGAACTTGAACATTAACTTCTCATCACTCCCACCATCTCAGGAGACAACTCCATCCCAGAGTCCCTGCAGCCAGTTCCCACAAGCCCTCACCTTGACCAGTCAAGAGCCTCCCCAACAGCACACTATCCAACCAGTAGAAGAGATCCAGAAACCTCAGCGTTCGCATCGCAACAGACACCTGAAGCGTTTCAACTCTAGATGGCAATCAAGGAGTTCCACTGGCAGTTGCAATATTTCAGTCTCTGCAATCGAGAAGCTACATGGTGCAAAGAGCCACAAAAAGCGTTGTAAACTGCTGGGTGATGAGCCCTCATTACATTTTGTGAGCAGCAATCAGCGGCAGCGTTATGTCACCAAGGATGGAAAGTGCAGGGTCAATCTGGGACCTATTGAAGACAAGAGCCGCTTTATATCAGACATTTTCACCACATTAGTGGACCTCAGGTATCGCTGGTTCCTTCTTGTCTTCAGTATGTGCTACATTCTCACATGGGTGGCCTTTGGGTTAATCTATTTCTTTGGTGCTTGGTTGCGTGATGATATTTCCCATGTTCACGACTCTCAATGGCAGGCTTGCTTCCAAAATGTAGACGGTTTCCTTTCAGCCCTGCTGCTGTCACTGGAGAGCCAGAGGACTATTGGGTATGGTTCCAGGATGGTGACAGCTAATTGCCCTGAGGGCTCACTGATCCTCATGGTCCAATCCATCCTTGGCTCCATTATTGATGCCCTAATGGTGGGCTGTATGTTTGTTAAAATCTCCAGGCCACAGCAGAGAGCCCAAACACTAATCTTCAGCAAGCACTGCGTCATTTGTGAGCGCGATGAGAAGTTGTGCTTGCTCTTCCGGATTGGTGATCTGAGAGAGAGTCACATGGTGGATGCTAAGATCCGAGCCAAGCTGATCAAGTCCAGGCAGACCAAGGAAGGCGAGTTCATCCCGCTGGAGCAGTCAGAAATCAATCTGGGCTACGACACTGGGGGGGACAGGCTGCTCCTGGTGGAGCCCCAGACCATCACCCATGTCATCAATGAAAGCAGCCCCTTCTGGGAGGTGGGGGCAGAGAGATTGACACGGGAGACATTTGAGATTATTGTCATCCTGGAGGGCATCGTGGAAGCATCAG GTATGACGTGCCAGGCGAGGACATCCTACACTGAGGATGAGCTCCTGTGGGGCCACCGCTTTGAGTCGTGCATTTCATTGGATTTGGGGGCGTTTCGCGTGGACTACAGTGCATTTGACAAAACGTTTGAAGTCCAGATGTCCTCGCGCAGCGCAAAAGACAGAAGCACTGTAAAAGACCAAGAAGCTCTACTTTAG
- the LOC142401520 gene encoding G protein-activated inward rectifier potassium channel 3-like isoform X3, whose translation MLAEAAAKSAVASMIFTKRAPLIKNLNINFSSLPPSQETTPSQSPCSQFPQALTLTSQEPPQQHTIQPVEEIQKPQRSHRNRHLKRFNSRWQSRSSTGSCNISVSAIEKLHGAKSHKKRCKLLGDEPSLHFVSSNQRQRYVTKDGKCRVNLGPIEDKSRFISDIFTTLVDLRYRWFLLVFSMCYILTWVAFGLIYFFGAWLRDDISHVHDSQWQACFQNVDGFLSALLLSLESQRTIGYGSRMVTANCPEGSLILMVQSILGSIIDALMVGCMFVKISRPQQRAQTLIFSKHCVICERDEKLCLLFRIGDLRESHMVDAKIRAKLIKSRQTKEGEFIPLEQSEINLGYDTGGDRLLLVEPQTITHVINESSPFWEVGAERLTRETFEIIVILEGIVEASGMTCQARTSYTEDELLWGHRFESCISLDLGAFRVDYSAFDKTFEVQMSSRSAKDRSTVKDQEALL comes from the exons ATGCTTGCAGAG GCTGCCGCTAAATCCGCTGTTGCCTCCATGATATTCACAAAAAGAGCTCCTCTGATCAAGAACTTGAACATTAACTTCTCATCACTCCCACCATCTCAGGAGACAACTCCATCCCAGAGTCCCTGCAGCCAGTTCCCACAAGCCCTCACCTTGACCAGTCAAGAGCCTCCCCAACAGCACACTATCCAACCAGTAGAAGAGATCCAGAAACCTCAGCGTTCGCATCGCAACAGACACCTGAAGCGTTTCAACTCTAGATGGCAATCAAGGAGTTCCACTGGCAGTTGCAATATTTCAGTCTCTGCAATCGAGAAGCTACATGGTGCAAAGAGCCACAAAAAGCGTTGTAAACTGCTGGGTGATGAGCCCTCATTACATTTTGTGAGCAGCAATCAGCGGCAGCGTTATGTCACCAAGGATGGAAAGTGCAGGGTCAATCTGGGACCTATTGAAGACAAGAGCCGCTTTATATCAGACATTTTCACCACATTAGTGGACCTCAGGTATCGCTGGTTCCTTCTTGTCTTCAGTATGTGCTACATTCTCACATGGGTGGCCTTTGGGTTAATCTATTTCTTTGGTGCTTGGTTGCGTGATGATATTTCCCATGTTCACGACTCTCAATGGCAGGCTTGCTTCCAAAATGTAGACGGTTTCCTTTCAGCCCTGCTGCTGTCACTGGAGAGCCAGAGGACTATTGGGTATGGTTCCAGGATGGTGACAGCTAATTGCCCTGAGGGCTCACTGATCCTCATGGTCCAATCCATCCTTGGCTCCATTATTGATGCCCTAATGGTGGGCTGTATGTTTGTTAAAATCTCCAGGCCACAGCAGAGAGCCCAAACACTAATCTTCAGCAAGCACTGCGTCATTTGTGAGCGCGATGAGAAGTTGTGCTTGCTCTTCCGGATTGGTGATCTGAGAGAGAGTCACATGGTGGATGCTAAGATCCGAGCCAAGCTGATCAAGTCCAGGCAGACCAAGGAAGGCGAGTTCATCCCGCTGGAGCAGTCAGAAATCAATCTGGGCTACGACACTGGGGGGGACAGGCTGCTCCTGGTGGAGCCCCAGACCATCACCCATGTCATCAATGAAAGCAGCCCCTTCTGGGAGGTGGGGGCAGAGAGATTGACACGGGAGACATTTGAGATTATTGTCATCCTGGAGGGCATCGTGGAAGCATCAG GTATGACGTGCCAGGCGAGGACATCCTACACTGAGGATGAGCTCCTGTGGGGCCACCGCTTTGAGTCGTGCATTTCATTGGATTTGGGGGCGTTTCGCGTGGACTACAGTGCATTTGACAAAACGTTTGAAGTCCAGATGTCCTCGCGCAGCGCAAAAGACAGAAGCACTGTAAAAGACCAAGAAGCTCTACTTTAG
- the LOC142401520 gene encoding G protein-activated inward rectifier potassium channel 3-like isoform X2: MSSTVTRSKDTLQNIQCNGHIQNPDRIECRRNTIPSAQTLTDKHLQEYLPRARPVSLCHTPNTDKETTPSQSPCSQFPQALTLTSQEPPQQHTIQPVEEIQKPQRSHRNRHLKRFNSRWQSRSSTGSCNISVSAIEKLHGAKSHKKRCKLLGDEPSLHFVSSNQRQRYVTKDGKCRVNLGPIEDKSRFISDIFTTLVDLRYRWFLLVFSMCYILTWVAFGLIYFFGAWLRDDISHVHDSQWQACFQNVDGFLSALLLSLESQRTIGYGSRMVTANCPEGSLILMVQSILGSIIDALMVGCMFVKISRPQQRAQTLIFSKHCVICERDEKLCLLFRIGDLRESHMVDAKIRAKLIKSRQTKEGEFIPLEQSEINLGYDTGGDRLLLVEPQTITHVINESSPFWEVGAERLTRETFEIIVILEGIVEASGMTCQARTSYTEDELLWGHRFESCISLDLGAFRVDYSAFDKTFEVQMSSRSAKDRSTVKDQEALL, translated from the exons ATGTCCTCCACTGTAACAAGAAGCAAAGACACTCTGCAAAACATTCAGTGCAACGGTCATATTCAGAACCCCGACAGGATCGAGTGTCGCAGGAACACCATTCCGTCAGCACAGACTCTGACTGATAAACACCTGCAGGAATACTTGCCCAGAGCCCGGCCAGTATCACTCTGTCACACACCCAACACCGACAAG GAGACAACTCCATCCCAGAGTCCCTGCAGCCAGTTCCCACAAGCCCTCACCTTGACCAGTCAAGAGCCTCCCCAACAGCACACTATCCAACCAGTAGAAGAGATCCAGAAACCTCAGCGTTCGCATCGCAACAGACACCTGAAGCGTTTCAACTCTAGATGGCAATCAAGGAGTTCCACTGGCAGTTGCAATATTTCAGTCTCTGCAATCGAGAAGCTACATGGTGCAAAGAGCCACAAAAAGCGTTGTAAACTGCTGGGTGATGAGCCCTCATTACATTTTGTGAGCAGCAATCAGCGGCAGCGTTATGTCACCAAGGATGGAAAGTGCAGGGTCAATCTGGGACCTATTGAAGACAAGAGCCGCTTTATATCAGACATTTTCACCACATTAGTGGACCTCAGGTATCGCTGGTTCCTTCTTGTCTTCAGTATGTGCTACATTCTCACATGGGTGGCCTTTGGGTTAATCTATTTCTTTGGTGCTTGGTTGCGTGATGATATTTCCCATGTTCACGACTCTCAATGGCAGGCTTGCTTCCAAAATGTAGACGGTTTCCTTTCAGCCCTGCTGCTGTCACTGGAGAGCCAGAGGACTATTGGGTATGGTTCCAGGATGGTGACAGCTAATTGCCCTGAGGGCTCACTGATCCTCATGGTCCAATCCATCCTTGGCTCCATTATTGATGCCCTAATGGTGGGCTGTATGTTTGTTAAAATCTCCAGGCCACAGCAGAGAGCCCAAACACTAATCTTCAGCAAGCACTGCGTCATTTGTGAGCGCGATGAGAAGTTGTGCTTGCTCTTCCGGATTGGTGATCTGAGAGAGAGTCACATGGTGGATGCTAAGATCCGAGCCAAGCTGATCAAGTCCAGGCAGACCAAGGAAGGCGAGTTCATCCCGCTGGAGCAGTCAGAAATCAATCTGGGCTACGACACTGGGGGGGACAGGCTGCTCCTGGTGGAGCCCCAGACCATCACCCATGTCATCAATGAAAGCAGCCCCTTCTGGGAGGTGGGGGCAGAGAGATTGACACGGGAGACATTTGAGATTATTGTCATCCTGGAGGGCATCGTGGAAGCATCAG GTATGACGTGCCAGGCGAGGACATCCTACACTGAGGATGAGCTCCTGTGGGGCCACCGCTTTGAGTCGTGCATTTCATTGGATTTGGGGGCGTTTCGCGTGGACTACAGTGCATTTGACAAAACGTTTGAAGTCCAGATGTCCTCGCGCAGCGCAAAAGACAGAAGCACTGTAAAAGACCAAGAAGCTCTACTTTAG
- the pom121 gene encoding nuclear envelope pore membrane protein POM 121 translates to MRVLRRRVAAMSPREKHLVLLSALGLVTLAFYYIPTFLYATLILAGCCFACYYHSGEPLPARLGPNPRGGLNVPGVLRRWLWGWGATGESVVARGKTRSSRNRAELRETEGHFRQRPSETGIYRREALTSDSFLFSPRDFLMGSYIGKPESPSANSGRPRVGRNPREQLREKLCRPNNAVYTPNRRLSFTGESLGTVGRFHITPQRHYPLQQPGVSSVGVLPPVRWDGFRKKNILSPRNSPAALSPVTVKIARPDHSSPSMDHLSCAGLIRVPEDPCSRESVLKVLKESRKREVEDEDRSFTTEQKSKRRRNDSGGSAHSAFEPLLPNGTLLQLVPKPGSLKRGMTSVAEEHIMKRSRTSSISSGTVVHSPRGTPGTRRNAIQSSYSSSMGLSQWKKPSAPSSPLSSPGSSRSQTPEGASKRLREDDAQSPSSASSVRSDQTASDKAPVKSKLTPVPKVPVTMSTDSTGSGGKRKRKIQLVSSHRDDHISLPPPPELGYTVTAKDLDEEKKAGISKIQKVLETPAPEPEKSVSPPASTSTQPALSTNSTSTTTLSSLLAAPLPTTSSSAIPVINLDPSPGSSVSIAPAASNPLLEALKMKTSASAGSTSAASTTTVSVSTTPVQGSSLNLKLSTTAQLPPASQSQASSAVVGQPSAFTQVLGQVSKAPTSTPAAPVMGPTLFGLSTPISTPSASSTSTPATVSAAPASGSQSVSNTNPRLVAGFKPIFPATTTTSSATPSSQSGPPVQNFKPIFGDAPAAAAFAQPPSITTTSAAATLPASTTSSLFGASTSSTTVAPNAFSGFNNNIPASTTSTGSITTAKSLFGNWPTPSTTSSSSASVQPPNTGSTFPFGAAATTTAAAPAGAPAAAPAAAATTTTTSSQGTFAFGVTQPNPQAANQKVFSFGQTAPSQNTTTASFGGFAMANTASTAAAATSTTTQSTFSFGKPAFEAPATQATFGSSAAQAKPFTFGGSGAPSAPASNPASAPFTFGAAAVTTATTFGTPAKPAFGSSSTGFAFGAAPAPSAAPSAAPSFGAVTQTQSSSSATFAFGGSAPQPAPSGPAQPAPAGFNFGASMPCPQFGTPVSNNPATQMGSFNFGATATDKPAFGTSTPSFGQSAAPGPIPFGSPGTPVQGFSAVPFGSPATPSFSIGAGSKPSGARQRLQARRQHNRKK, encoded by the exons ATGAGAGTCCTCCGGCGGCGCGTTGCCGCCATGTCACCTAGAGAGAAACATTTAGTGCTTCTTTCTGCTTTAGGCTTAGTAACTCTCGCTTTTTATTATATTCCGACTTTTCTTTACGCGACTTTAATTCTTGCAGGTTGTTGTTTTGCTTGTTACTATCACAGCGGAGAACCTCTTCCCGCCAGGTTAGGCCCGAATCCGCGGGGTGGGCTTAACGTCCCAGGCGTGCTCAGGCGCTGGTTGTGGGGCTGGGGGGCTACCGGCGAGTCGGTGGTCGCACGGGGAAAAACGAGGAGCAGCAGAAACAGAGCCGAGCTCCGAGAGACAGAGGGACACTTTAGACAAAGACCAAGTGAAACCGGGATTTATCGAAGGGAAGCTTTGACGAGCGATTCGTTTCTTTTCAGCCCCCGGGATTTTCTAATGGGGAGTTACATCGGAAAACCCGAAAGTCCGTCAGCGAACTCTGGGAGGCCGAGAGTCGGAAGAAACCCCCGAGAGCAACTGCGAGAAAAACTGTGTAGACCCAACAATGCCGTCTATACACCAAACAGGAGGCTTTCATTCACTGG GGAGTCACTGGGCACAGTGGGCCGGTTCCACATCACCCCACAGCGCCATTACCCACTGCAGCAGCCGGGCGTCTCGTCAGTGGGAGTCCTACCTCCTGTCAGGTGGGACGGCTTCAGAAAGAAGAACATCCTGAGCCCTCGTAACTCCCCGGCTGCCCTCAGCCCGGTCACAGTGAAGATCGCCAGGCCCGACCACAGCAGCCCCAG TATGGATCATCTGAGTTGTGCAGGGCTCATTAGGGTCCCCGAAGACCCCTGCTCCAGAGAGAGCGTCCTCAAGGTGTTGAAGGAAAGCCGCAAGAGAGAAGTGGAGGATGAGGACAGAAGCTTCACAACCGAGCAGAAAAGCAAAAGAAG GCGTAATGACAGCGGTGGAAGTGCACACTCTGCTTTTGAGCCTCTTCTGCCCAATGGAACACTGTTACAGCTGGTCCCTAA ACCAGGAAGTTTGAAAAGAGGCATGACCTCGGTGGCAGAGGAGCACATCATGAAGAGGTCCCGTACCTCCTCCATCAGCTCTGGCACTGTGGTCCACTCCCCCAGAGGAACCCCCGGCACCCGGAGAAATGCCATCCAAAGCTCATACAGCTCTTCAATGGGCCTCAGCCAA TGGAAGAAACCATCAGCACCCAGCTCTCCTCTGTCCAGTCCTGGATCGTCTCGCTCTCAGACTCCAGAGGGAGCCTCCAAAAGACTCAG AGAGGATGATGCACAGTCTCCCAGCTCGGCATCCTCAGTGAGGTCGGATCAGACGGCGTCTGACAAGGCTCCTGTTAAAT CAAAACTGACTCCAGTCCCCAAGGTCCCAGTCACTATGTCAACAGACTCTACTGGCAGTGGTGGGAAGAGAAAACGGAAGATCCAGCTGGTGTCCAGCCACCGGGATGATCACATCTCTCTG CCCCCACCTCCTGAACTGGGATACACGGTCACTGCGAAAGATCTCGATGAAGAGAAAAAGGCTGGCATCAGTAAGATCCAGAAAGTCCTGGAGACACCTG CTCCAGAACCAGAGAAGTCTGTCTCTCCTCCAGCCTCCACCTCCACTCAGCCTGCCTTGTCTACCAACTCTACCAGCACCACCACCCTGAGCAGCCTTCTGGCAGCTCCCCTGCCCACAACATCCAGCTCTGCCATCCCAGTGATTAACCTTGATCCCAGCCCAGGCAGCAGTGTCAGTATAGCACCTGCAGCCTCTAACCCGCTGCTGGAGGCTCTGAAGATGAAGACTAGTGCCTCTGCTGGCTCCACATCTGCTGCCAGTACAACCACAG TGTCTGTATCTACCACACCTGTACAAGGCAGCAGCTTAAACCTGAAGCTATCGACTACAGCCCAACTCCCCCCTGCCTCCCAATCTCAGGCCTCCTCTGCTGTTGTAGGGCAACCCTCTGCCTTCactcaggtgctgggtcaggtctcCAAGGCTCCCACCAGCACCCCTGCAGCACCTGTAATGGGACCAACCCTGTTTGGTCTGTCCACCCCGATCAGTACCCCTTCTGCTTCTTCCACCTCTACCCCAGCCACTGTTTCTGCTGCCCCTGCGAGCGGCTCTCAGTCAGTCAGCAACACTAACCCGCGGCTGGTTGCAGGGTTCAAGCCCATCTTTCCTGCTACAACCACCACGTCCTCAGCTACACCATCTTCACAAAGCGGACCTCCTGTCCAAAATTTCAAGCCCATCTTTGGAGatgctccagctgctgcagcctTTGCGCAGCCCCCTTCCATCACCACCACCTCCGCAGCCGCTACACTTCCAGCGAGTACTACATCCTCATTATTTGGCGCATCAACGAGCAGTACCACAGTTGCCCCAAATGCTTTTTCTGGCTTTAACAACAACATCCCTGCCAGCACAACCTCCACAGGCTCTATCACCACAGCAAAATCACTCTTTGGAAACTGGCCCACCCCATCCACAACAAGTAGCAGCTCTGCTTCAGTGCAGCCTCCTAATACAGGCAGCACGTTTCCATTTGGGGCTGCAGCCACCACCACTGCAGCAGCACCAGCTGGTGCCCCTGCTGCTGCCCCAGCCGCTGCtgctaccaccaccaccaccagcagccAAGGCACCTTCGCATTTGGTGTCACACAGCCAAACCCTCAGGCTGCCAACCAGAAGGTATTTAGCTTTGGCCAGACAGCACCCAGCCAGAACACAACCACTGCTTCATTTGGAGGCTTCGCTATGGCCAACACAGCTTCCACTGCTGCTGCCGCCACCAGCACCACCACCCAGTCCACTTTCAGCTTTGGAAAGCCGGCGTTTGAAGCGCCAGCGACGCAGGCAACCTTCGGCTCTTCAGCAGCACAGGCAAAGCCGTTCACCTTTGGAGGCAGTGGTGCACCATCTGCGCCTGCCTCTAACCCCGCCTCTGCCCCTTTCACTTTTGGGGCTGCAGCTGTTACAACAGCAACCACTTTTGGAACTCCAGCTAAACCAGCTTTTGGATCCAGCTCCACTGGTTTTGCTTTTGGTGCCGCcccagctccttcagctgcaccCTCAGCTGCACCCAGCTTTGGTGCAGTAACCCAGACTCAGAGCTCCTCCTCAGCCACGTTTGCATTTGGCGGTTCTGCTCCGCAGCCGGCTCCCTCCGGTCCTGCTCAGCCTGCACCCGCCGGTTTTAACTTTGGTGCCAGTATGCCATGCCCACAGTTTGGAACTCCTGTTTCCAATAATCCTGCAACACAGATGGGAAGCTTCAACTTTGGGGCTACTGCTACAGACAAACCAGCTTTTG ggacATCCACTCCATCGTTTGGTCAGAGTGCTGCTCCAGGTCCAATTCCCTTTGGAAGTCCTGGAACTCCGGTCCAAGGCTTCAGCGCTGTTCCATTTG GGTCtcctgcaactccctccttctCTATTGGAGCTGGATCGAAACCGTCTGGAGCCCGCCAGAGGCTACAGGCACGGAGGCAACACAACAGGAAGAAGTAA